The DNA segment GGAAGAGCCAGCCCTGGGCCAGGCCGAGTCGCAGCCCGGACAGGATCGACGGGGTGGCCGCCGGGAACAGGATGGTGGCGAGCAGCGGCAGGCCGGTGCGGCCGTAGGCGCGGCCCACTTCGATCAGGTTCGGGTCGATGTGGGACAGCGCCGCCGACACCGTCGTGTAGACCGGGAAGAACGCTCCGATCGCGACCAGCACGATCTTCGGGGTTTCGCCGATGCCGAGCCAGAGCAGCAGCAGCGGCACCCACGCCAGCGACGGGACGGCCCGGATGGCCTGGATGGTGGGGGAGAGGGCGGCGCTCGCCGTACGGGATAGTCCGACCAGACCGCCCAGGGCGAGTCCCAGGATCGAGCCGGCGGCGAAACCGATCAGGACCCGCTGCGTGCTGATCGCCAGGTGGTGCCAGAGTTCGCCGCGCCGGATCAGCTCGGTCAGGGCGGACAGCACCTCGCTCGGCGCCGGGAGTTGCGCGGCCGAGTAGATGCCGGCGTTCGCGGTGAGCTGCCACGCCGCCAGCAGCAGCAGCGGGAGGATCAGGCCGGTGAGGGCCTGGGGCCGGCCCGGGAGGAGAGCGGGCCGCGAGGCGAGGCGGGGCAGCGTCATGAGAGGGACGCCGCGAATCTCGGCTCGAACAGCGTGTCGGCGGCCGTGCGGGCGGCTTCCTCGGTCTTCACGTTGGCGTCGGCCACCAGCACCGGGATGATTTCGTCGAAGACGGCTCGCTGCGCTTCGCCGGGGACAGGATCAACATCCAGATTGGTACGGGTGGTCAGCACCGTTCTGGCGACCTCCTCCGAGATCTTGGCCTCCCGTGCGTAGAGGGCCACCGCCTCCGCCGGGTTGTCCTTGATCCACTGGCGGGCCTTCTCGTACGCGTTCACCACCGCCTGGGCCAGCTCGGGCTTCTCGGCCAGGAACGCCTCCCGCGCGTTCAGCACGCCGTAGGAGTTGAAGCCGATGTTCCGGTAGATCAGCTTCGAGCCGGCGTCCGCTTCGGACGTCGCCATGAGCGGGTCGAGCCCGGCCCAGGCGTCGACGTCGCCGCGTTCCAGGGCGGCCTTGCCGTCGGCGTGCTGCAGGTTCGTGACGGTCACGTCGCTCGGCTCGAGTCCGGCCTCGTCGAGGGTCTGCAGGAGGAAGAAGTACGGGTCGGTGCCCTTCGTGGCAGCGACCTTCTTGCCCTTCAGTCCGGCCACGCCGGTGATCGCCGAACCCTTCGGCACCACGATGGCGGCCCATTCCGGCTGGCTGAACACGTCGATCGTCTTGATCGGAGAACCGTTGGCGCGGGCCACCAGCGCTGCCGCGCCGGCCGTCGAGCCGACGTCGACGGCGTCCGCGCGCAGCGCCTCGTTCGCCTTGTTGCTACCGGCCGAGAGCTGCCAGGAGACCGTGACGTTCTTCGCGGCGAGTTCGGTCTCCAGCCACTTCTGCTCGCGCAGCACCAGACTGGCCGGGTTGTAGTAGGCGTAGTCGAGTCGCAGCGTGGTGGCGTCGGTGCCGGTGGCGGGGGTGTCCTCACCCTGGACGCAGCCGGCCAGCAGGGTGGTGGCGACGGTGGCCACGGCGACGGCACGGATGATTCTCATATCAGGGATTCCTTCTTCTGCGGGGTGTTCACACCGAGCTCGGCGAGCAGGGAGACCCGCAGAGCGGCGAGGGAGGCGTCACCACGGTCGCGGGGGCGCTCGCCGGGGACGGGCTGGATCAGCCGTACGGAGGCAGGCTCGCCCGGCGACGGGGAACCGAGCAGCACGATCCGGTCGGCCAGGTAGAGCGCCTCGTCGACGTCGTGGGTCACCAGCACCACCGTGGTTCCGGCCTCCCGCTGCACGGCGAGGAGCAGGTCCTGCATGCGCAGCCGGGTCAGCGCGTCGAGGGCGGCGAACGGCTCGTCGAGCAGCAGCACACCGGGCCGGCGGGCGAGGGCGCGGGCCAGGGCGGCGCGCTGGGCCATGCCGCCGGAGACCTGCCGCGGGCGGTGCCGGGCGAAGTCGGTCAGGCCGACGACGGAGAGCCAGTGGGCGACCTCGGCCCGGGCGTTCTCGCCGGTGACGCCGCGGGGCAGGCCGTACGCCACGTTGCGCTCGACGGTCCGCCACGGCAGCAGGCGGGGCTCCTGGAAGACGACGGCGCAGCGCGGCTCGAAGCTCCGCACCGGACTGCCGTCGACGAGCACTTCGCCGCTGGTCGGGGTGTCCAGGCCGCCGGCCAGCCGCAGCAGTGTCGACTTGCCGCAGCCGGACGGGCCGAGCAGCGCCACCACCTCGCCGGCGGCGACGCCGAGGTCGACGCCGGACAGGACGGCGTGGCGTCGGCCGCTCGCCGTGAACTCCTTGCCGGCGCCGGTGATCTGTAGAGGAACGGCGCTCATGCA comes from the Actinoplanes sp. OR16 genome and includes:
- a CDS encoding ABC transporter ATP-binding protein; the encoded protein is MSAVPLQITGAGKEFTASGRRHAVLSGVDLGVAAGEVVALLGPSGCGKSTLLRLAGGLDTPTSGEVLVDGSPVRSFEPRCAVVFQEPRLLPWRTVERNVAYGLPRGVTGENARAEVAHWLSVVGLTDFARHRPRQVSGGMAQRAALARALARRPGVLLLDEPFAALDALTRLRMQDLLLAVQREAGTTVVLVTHDVDEALYLADRIVLLGSPSPGEPASVRLIQPVPGERPRDRGDASLAALRVSLLAELGVNTPQKKESLI
- a CDS encoding ABC transporter permease, with protein sequence MTLPRLASRPALLPGRPQALTGLILPLLLLAAWQLTANAGIYSAAQLPAPSEVLSALTELIRRGELWHHLAISTQRVLIGFAAGSILGLALGGLVGLSRTASAALSPTIQAIRAVPSLAWVPLLLLWLGIGETPKIVLVAIGAFFPVYTTVSAALSHIDPNLIEVGRAYGRTGLPLLATILFPAATPSILSGLRLGLAQGWLFLVAAELIASSMGLGFLLIDSQNTGRTDIMLLAIILLAALGKLTDTLLGAGERRLLA
- a CDS encoding aliphatic sulfonate ABC transporter substrate-binding protein → MRIIRAVAVATVATTLLAGCVQGEDTPATGTDATTLRLDYAYYNPASLVLREQKWLETELAAKNVTVSWQLSAGSNKANEALRADAVDVGSTAGAAALVARANGSPIKTIDVFSQPEWAAIVVPKGSAITGVAGLKGKKVAATKGTDPYFFLLQTLDEAGLEPSDVTVTNLQHADGKAALERGDVDAWAGLDPLMATSEADAGSKLIYRNIGFNSYGVLNAREAFLAEKPELAQAVVNAYEKARQWIKDNPAEAVALYAREAKISEEVARTVLTTRTNLDVDPVPGEAQRAVFDEIIPVLVADANVKTEEAARTAADTLFEPRFAASLS